In the Azospirillum humicireducens genome, GCCGTTTCCTGCGCCTTGTCGCGCGCGACCTGCGGCTGGCCCTGCGCCAGGGGTCGGACGCCACCATCGCCGTGATGTTCTTCGTCCTGTGCGTGGTGTTGTTTCCCTTCGGCGTCGGGCCGGAGCCGAACATCCTCGCCCGCATCGCCGCAGGTGTGATCTGGGTGGCGGCGCTGCTCGCCTCGCTGCTGTCGCTGGAGCGGCTGTTCCAGACCGATTACGAGGATGGCTCGCTGGAGCTTCTGTCGCTCTCCTCCCTGCCGCTGGAGGCCACGGTGCTGGCGAAGACGCTGGCCCATTGGCTGGTCACCGGCGTGCCGCTGATCGTCGCCGCCCCGCTGCTGGCCGTCCTGTTGAACATGGATGCGCAGGGCTTCGGCGTGCTGGTGCTGACCCTGACGCTGGGAACGCCGATCCTCAGCCTGATCGGTGCCATCGGCGCTGCGCTGACTCTCGGCGCACGGCGCGGCGGGGTGCTGCTGTCACTCCTGATCCTGCCGCTCTACATTCCGGTGCTGATCTTCGGTGCCGGCGCCATCGACGCTGCGATCAACAGCCTGACCCCGCGCCCGCACCTGCTGCTGCTTGCAGGCATCCTCGCCGCCGCCCTGCCGCTCGCCCCCTGGGCCGGCGCCGCTGCCCTGCGTCAGGCGGTGGAGTAGGGGAGGGGCGCGGAATCCGGCTCCTAGGATTTCGGCGCCTTCTCCGGCAGCAGCCTCTCGATCGCTTCGCGCACCTTGTCCGACTCGGGGTCGGTCATGGTGGAGAACCAGGACGCCAGCTTGCCGTCCGGCCCGACCAGATACTTGTGGAAGTTCCACCGCGGCTTGGCGATGAAGCCCATCTCGTCCGACGCCCAGCGGTAGAAGGGGTGGGCGCCGTCGCCCGACACCACCGTCTTGTCCGTCATCGGGAAGTCGATCCGATAGTTGACCTCGCAGAAATCCTTGATCTGGGTCGCAGTTCCAGGCTCCTGCCCGCCGAAGTCGTCCGACGGCACGCCGACCACCACCAGCCCACGGTCGCGGTAGCGCTGCCATAGCGCCTGCAGCCCCTGGTACTGCGGGGTGAAGCCGCATTGCGAGGCGGTGTTGACCACCAGGATAGCCTTGCCCGCGAACTGCGACAGCGGCAGCGGGCGCCCGTCGATGCCCTGGAAGGTGAAGCTGTAGGCGTTGACTTCACTGCTGGCGGCCATGGCGCTGGCGCCTCCCGTCATGGAGAAGACCGCCGCCAAGGCGGTAGGGATGGCGGCCAGGGCGGCGGTGCGAAAGCGGGTCCGGACGGTCATCGGTGCGGCTCGGCGGTTGGGGGGATATCGGCACTGTCGTCATCCCGGCGGATGGCGACATCCTCAGCTACGATGCCTCATACGCTCTCCGTCGCCTACCGGATCAAACGGACCGCGGAAAACGACCGTCATGCGCGCACCGCATCCAGCCTATCCCCATCGGATGGGTAGCGATACCGCCCTCCGAACAACGGCTTCATAGGTAAGGATGCGCGGCGGACCGCTCGCAGCGCACCCGCTTTTCCACCGGGAACCACCCGAAAAACGTCTCACCCAGTCCAGCCAAAGCCTGAGCATAAGATCCTATCCCATCGACATGGGTATGCGGCTTTCCGCTCCGTTCCCGCCATCGTCCCCCCCAGCCGCCTGGCGTCAGCATCCAGATGAACATTCCGCTTCGGTAACGACCCTTATGGCGTTCAGTACTCCGACTGTTCGATCTGTCCGGCTGCGGGGGCGTTTCCGTATTGTGCCTGTGACCACCTTGTGTCCTCGCTGTCGTCCTGGTCACCACTCCGGTCTCCTCCGGCGCCCAGTCTCCGCCCGTTCACGGATCCACAGAGCTTGAAAAGCCTGTACCGCCAGTCCTTCCGTGACAGGACCCATCCGCACCGGTAGGATCGCGCGGCCTGTCGCGAAGGCGGTAGACCGTTCGGGTGGTTTACGGAAACTCAACCGATCTCCGGCCTTCTGTCGGTCGGATGCATCCTGCGGTCCGTGGCGGGGTGGGGTAGGGAGAAGACCGGATGTTCGTGATCATCGGTTTGGTCATCGTGGTGGTCAGCGTGTTCGGCGGCTACATCCTCGGCGGCGGCCACATGGGCGTGCTGTGGATGCCGTTCGAGTTCATGATCATTCTCGGATCGGCCGCCGGAGCGTTCTTCATCGCCAACCCCAAGTCCGTTGTCACCCACACCGGCAAGGAACTGGGGCACCTCTTCAAAGGTCCGAAATACAAGAAGGAGGACTTCCTCGAGGTCC is a window encoding:
- a CDS encoding glutathione peroxidase gives rise to the protein MTVRTRFRTAALAAIPTALAAVFSMTGGASAMAASSEVNAYSFTFQGIDGRPLPLSQFAGKAILVVNTASQCGFTPQYQGLQALWQRYRDRGLVVVGVPSDDFGGQEPGTATQIKDFCEVNYRIDFPMTDKTVVSGDGAHPFYRWASDEMGFIAKPRWNFHKYLVGPDGKLASWFSTMTDPESDKVREAIERLLPEKAPKS
- the ccmB gene encoding heme exporter protein CcmB codes for the protein MSRFLRLVARDLRLALRQGSDATIAVMFFVLCVVLFPFGVGPEPNILARIAAGVIWVAALLASLLSLERLFQTDYEDGSLELLSLSSLPLEATVLAKTLAHWLVTGVPLIVAAPLLAVLLNMDAQGFGVLVLTLTLGTPILSLIGAIGAALTLGARRGGVLLSLLILPLYIPVLIFGAGAIDAAINSLTPRPHLLLLAGILAAALPLAPWAGAAALRQAVE